From Labrus bergylta chromosome 22, fLabBer1.1, whole genome shotgun sequence, one genomic window encodes:
- the LOC109992856 gene encoding uncharacterized protein yields MTSPTVIVYLTCLVLGEVAWTVSQKLSPSVRHERREAGESLTLTCDFKDDYSSTSNVYWYKQTIGEKLRLVSEFYKYGGANSSHGEFKDNPRFTLNAQNGQYHLTISDLNMSDSATYHCISCFSCALKIQETVIVSVTGPGVNIPAVVHQTASETIEPGGSVTLSCTVDPGTCDGEHSVYWFKNSHPGFIYTHGGKNDQCVRKANSQTNTCTYNLPMMNLNISNTGTYYCAVASCGHILFGNGTKLDPGDGLNSPALVYLLSGALIFATILIVVMAFLLYKMNKRNRLLSQEAQARFSAPAIRNHEGHREADNLFYATLNVNRPNTSRRQRNTTKDECVYSSVKQ; encoded by the exons ATGACATCTCCAACAGTTATTGTCTACCTGACATGTCTGGTCCTGGGTGAAGTTG catGGACAGTTTCTCAAAAATTGTCTCCATCAGTTCGTCATGAGAGACGAGAAGCTGGGGAGAGCTTAACTTTAACATGTGACTTCAAAGATGATTATTCTTCCACCTCAAACGTTTATTGGTACAAGCAAACAATCGGAGAGAAATTAAGGCTTGTCTCTGAATTCTACAAATACGGAGGAGCTAATAGTTCTCATGGTGAATTTAAAGACAATCCCCGCTTCACACTGAATGCTCAAAATGGTCAATATCACCTAACCATCTCAGATTTGAACATGTCAGACTCAGCTACTTACCACTGCATAAGCTGTTTTTCATGCGCATTAAAAATTCAGGAAACCGTGATTGTCAGTGTAACAGGTCCCGGAGTGAACATCCCAGCTGTGGTCCATCAGACTGCATCAGAGACCATCGAGCCAGGAGGCTCTGTGACTCTGAGCTGTACAGTCGACCCTGGGACCTGTGATGGAGAACACAGTGTTTACTGGTTCAAAAACTCTCACCCAGGATTCATTTACACCCATGGAGGCAAGAATGATCAGTGTGTGAGGAAAGCtaactcacaaacaaacacctgtaCCTACAACTTGCCAATGATGAACCTAAATATTTCTAATACTGGGACGTACTACTGCGCTGTCGCTTCATGTGGACACATTCTATTTGGAAACGGGACCAAGCTGGACCCTGGAG ATGGCCTGAACTCTCCTGCCTTGGTGTATTTATTGAGTGGAGCTTTAATATTTGCGACCATCCTGATAGTCGTCATGGCCTTCTTACTGTACAAGATGAACAAAAGAAACCGTCTCCTATCTCAAG AGGCTCAAGCAAGATTTTCTGCTCCTGCCATAAGAAACCATGAG ggtcacagaGAAGCAGACAACCTCTTCTATGCCACTCTTAACGTTAATAGGCCCAACACATCGAgaagacagagaaacacaaccaaagacGAGTGTGTGTACTCCAGCGTAAAGCAGTAG
- the LOC109992853 gene encoding uncharacterized protein, which translates to MTSPTVIVYLTCLVLGEIAWTVSQKLSPSIRHERREAGESLTLTCDFKGDQSSTRVYWYKQTIGDKLRLVSEFYKYGGTYHSEFKDNPRFTLDAQNGKNLLTISDLNMSDSATYHCISCNYCKLDILETVIVSVKGPGVNIPAVVHQTASETIEPGGSVTLSCTVHPGTCNGEHSVYWFKNSHPGFIYTHGGKNDQCVRKANSQTNTCTYNLPMKNLNISNTGTYYCAVASCGHILFGNGTKLDSGDGLNSPALVYLLSGALIFATILIVVMAFLLYKMNKRNRLLSQEAQARFSAPAIRNHEGHREADNLFYATLNVNMPNTSRRQRNTTKDECVYSSVKQ; encoded by the exons TG catGGACAGTTTCTCAAAAATTGTCTCCATCAATTCGTCATGAGAGACGAGAAGCTGGGGAGAGCTTAACTTTAACATGTGACTTCAAAGGCGATCAGTCTTCCACACGAGTTTATTGGTACAAGCAAACAATCGGAGATAAATTAAGGCTTGTCTCTGAATTCTACAAATACGGAGGAACTTATCATTCTGAATTTAAAGACAATCCCCGCTTCACACTGGACGCTCAAAATGGTAAAAATCTCCTAACCATCTCAGATTTGAACATGTCAGACTCAGCTACTTACCACTGCATAAGTTGTAATTACTGCAAATTAGACATTCTAGAAACTGTGATTGTCAGTGTAAAAGGTCCAGGAGTGAACATCCCAGCTGTGGTCCATCAGACTGCATCAGAGACCATCGAGCCAGGAGGCTCTGTGACTCTGAGCTGTACAGTCCACCCTGGGACCTGTAATGGAGAACACAGTGTTTACTGGTTCAAAAACTCTCACCCAGGATTCATTTACACCCATGGAGGCAAGAATGATCAGTGTGTGAGGAAAGCtaactcacaaacaaacacctgtaCCTACAACTTGCCAATGAAGAATCTAAATATTTCTAATACTGGGACGTACTACTGCGCTGTCGCTTCATGTGGACACATTCTGTTTGGAAACGGGACCAAGCTGGACTCTGGAG ATGGCCTGAACTCTCCTGCCTTGGTGTATTTATTGAGTGGAGCTTTGATATTTGCGACCATCCTGATAGTCGTCATGGCCTTCTTACTGTACAAGATGAACAAAAGAAACCGTCTCCTATCTCAAG AGGCTCAAGCAAGATTTTCTGCTCCTGCCATAAGAAACCATGAG ggtcacagaGAAGCAGACAACCTCTTCTATGCCACTCTTAACGTTAATATGCCCAACACATCGAgaagacagagaaacacaaccaaagacGAGTGTGTGTACTCCAGCGTGAAGCAGTAG